From one Streptomyces sp. CA-210063 genomic stretch:
- a CDS encoding glycosyltransferase family 87 protein, whose amino-acid sequence MLWDLSRRPGHRRAGVGIGLAAAVKLTPGLFAVFLLATGLAARARHRSGGPWLRHARGAAVAFTGATLLAAAVLPYDSWRFWTRMVFAAGRVGHPEDTANQPCAECWPACCTPRSPAPGGSPRRPSQGRWASRSRWPRSCAGGAAGRWPRSSVTALLICPVSWSHHWVWCVPMVLVTARRRAVAVGMALVFCSYALWWVPHGPGRLELRQNGVELTLSALYAAAGLLFLALSAVETLRPSQDVGRKTKPNDQAVTNE is encoded by the coding sequence GTGCTGTGGGACCTGTCCCGGCGGCCCGGCCACCGCCGGGCCGGCGTCGGCATCGGTCTGGCGGCCGCCGTGAAGCTCACTCCCGGGCTGTTCGCGGTGTTCCTGTTGGCCACCGGCCTCGCGGCCCGGGCACGGCATCGCTCCGGCGGCCCCTGGCTGCGGCACGCGCGCGGGGCGGCCGTCGCGTTCACCGGCGCGACCCTGCTGGCGGCGGCCGTCCTGCCGTACGACTCCTGGCGGTTCTGGACCCGCATGGTCTTCGCGGCGGGCCGCGTCGGGCACCCCGAGGACACCGCCAACCAGCCCTGCGCGGAGTGCTGGCCCGCCTGCTGCACACCCCGGAGCCCGGCGCCTGGTGGATCGCCTCGGCGGCCGTCACAGGGGCGCTGGGCCTCGCGGTCGCGGTGGCCGCGGAGCTGCGCGGGCGGCGCGGCCGGGCGGTGGCCGCGCAGCTCGGTGACGGCGCTGCTGATCTGCCCGGTGTCGTGGTCGCACCACTGGGTGTGGTGCGTGCCGATGGTCCTCGTGACGGCCCGGCGGCGAGCGGTCGCCGTCGGCATGGCGCTGGTGTTCTGCTCGTACGCCCTGTGGTGGGTGCCACACGGGCCGGGGCGGCTCGAACTGCGACAGAACGGCGTCGAGTTGACGCTGTCCGCCCTCTACGCCGCGGCCGGTCTGCTCTTTCTGGCCCTGTCGGCCGTCGAGACGCTCAGGCCGTCACAAGACGTCGGCCGAAAGACCAAGCCGAACGATCAGGCCGTCACGAACGAATAG
- a CDS encoding NADH-quinone oxidoreductase subunit NuoF family protein: MNEALPDVPEVRVVGLPQLTSGFDLVERLDLPMHLKVHGPLEPMGGEQLAQLSERINLKGRGGAGFPFHKKLRSVAEAAIKRGIRPVVVVNGSEDEPACRKDTVLINRAPHLILDGALLVAEALGARQLVIGVTRESTQRSMEAALSERGLSNRRGAAIRASVQRNPVRMVTGAAASLIRSIDGGPAIPPGRKTSASQSGVGGAPTLLSNAETFAQLAIGARIGSERYGNTGLYDEPGTVMLTVSGAVARPMVIEAPTGVPLRYILQLAGAPPVPQGVLTGGYHGKWIDAATVNEAVVSRNSLDAVGGALGAGAILPISQDTCPLGESLQVAKWLAEESAGQCGPCYLGLPAAARGMEDILNGGGPAALEALKQVAKNVKRRGACSHPDGSAMFLESTVKAFTDDLAAHVLGNGCGRPVEGVLPLFEGGRMPTGIPGGAAEEESGASRQKIYVDWTLCRGHGLCADILPEVFQLGADGFPTVAQAKVPQYAEAKALRAVRRCPALALRLEEDNRAAAPSRNLPVLSQGRGRRALGSGR; encoded by the coding sequence GTGAACGAGGCCCTTCCCGACGTCCCCGAAGTCCGTGTGGTGGGTCTCCCCCAGCTCACTTCGGGCTTCGACCTCGTCGAGAGACTCGACCTGCCCATGCACCTGAAGGTGCATGGTCCCCTCGAACCGATGGGCGGCGAGCAGCTCGCCCAGCTGTCCGAGCGGATCAACCTGAAGGGCAGGGGAGGCGCGGGCTTCCCGTTCCACAAGAAGCTGCGCTCTGTCGCCGAGGCGGCGATCAAGCGCGGCATCCGACCCGTCGTGGTCGTCAACGGCAGCGAGGACGAACCCGCCTGCCGCAAGGACACGGTGCTGATCAACCGTGCCCCGCACCTCATCCTGGACGGCGCCCTGCTGGTCGCGGAGGCCCTGGGCGCCCGTCAGCTGGTCATCGGGGTGACACGTGAATCCACCCAGCGGTCGATGGAGGCCGCGCTCTCCGAGCGCGGTCTGAGCAACCGGCGGGGCGCGGCCATCCGCGCGAGCGTGCAGCGCAACCCCGTCCGCATGGTCACCGGCGCCGCCGCGTCGCTGATCCGTTCGATCGACGGCGGTCCGGCCATTCCGCCGGGCCGCAAGACCAGCGCGTCGCAGAGCGGAGTCGGTGGCGCGCCGACCCTGCTCTCCAACGCCGAGACCTTCGCCCAGCTCGCCATCGGCGCCCGCATCGGCTCCGAGCGGTACGGCAACACGGGCCTGTACGACGAGCCGGGCACCGTCATGCTCACGGTCTCCGGCGCGGTCGCCCGCCCGATGGTGATCGAGGCGCCCACCGGTGTGCCGCTGCGCTACATCCTGCAGCTCGCCGGCGCGCCGCCGGTCCCGCAGGGCGTGCTGACCGGCGGCTACCACGGCAAGTGGATCGACGCGGCGACGGTCAACGAGGCGGTCGTCTCGCGCAACTCGCTGGACGCGGTGGGCGGTGCCCTCGGCGCGGGCGCGATCCTGCCGATCAGCCAGGACACCTGCCCGCTCGGCGAGTCGCTCCAGGTCGCCAAGTGGCTCGCCGAGGAGAGCGCGGGACAGTGCGGTCCCTGCTACCTCGGTCTGCCGGCCGCCGCGCGCGGTATGGAGGACATCCTCAACGGCGGCGGTCCGGCCGCTCTCGAGGCGCTCAAGCAGGTCGCGAAGAACGTCAAGCGGCGCGGCGCGTGTTCGCACCCGGACGGCTCCGCGATGTTCCTGGAATCGACGGTCAAGGCGTTCACCGACGACCTCGCCGCGCATGTCCTGGGCAACGGCTGCGGCCGGCCCGTGGAAGGCGTGCTGCCGCTCTTCGAGGGCGGCCGGATGCCGACCGGCATTCCGGGCGGCGCGGCCGAGGAGGAGAGCGGCGCCAGCCGCCAGAAGATCTACGTCGACTGGACCCTCTGCCGGGGCCACGGCCTGTGCGCCGACATCCTCCCCGAGGTCTTCCAGCTCGGCGCCGACGGCTTCCCCACCGTCGCCCAGGCGAAGGTCCCCCAGTACGCCGAGGCCAAGGCCCTCCGCGCGGTGCGCCGCTGCCCCGCGCTCGCCCTGCGCCTCGAGGAGGACAACCGCGCCGCCGCCCCGTCCCGCAATCTGCCGGTCCTCTCCCAGGGCCGCGGCCGCCGGGCTCTGGGCAGCGGTCGCTGA
- a CDS encoding ferric reductase-like transmembrane domain-containing protein — MATAAALLLIPVSVLVGGDAYREFLDFGAGVLSLVSLTCSVLWGLVAQDRTLLSVRQRIIGQAVHRTTAIASVAFLFLHVTVKLALDHVSALALFPFALGVTGSGALIGFGATAATLMIFVAITGALRSNFASPAPVAARWRTMHMMAYPAWCFALVHGLYAGREAKPVFVILYSLGLVAVAAALLLRAAPREVKRQVADRITAVLGTDGQRPPEVDDLVKSRSALQGLEEPGGRREGGRREGGQRDQMRDTGQFPLPGFGGGQGTNPPLGDPLVPPQRAAAAAADSGPGFAAAYRAVSMTPRAPEPTAPYLTQQQPLDMQPTQAMPRVDDGVGTGTRWPAPSPPPVGEAPPSAYDPMQDTFAGQAYTGGQTTYPGQTYQGETYATGTSETSYGTAETNAPYGTYNPNDTYNSGPATETLPGYDYDPPSSGEPWNAPSGGFK; from the coding sequence ATGGCCACGGCTGCCGCTCTGCTGCTGATACCCGTAAGTGTGCTGGTCGGAGGTGACGCGTACCGCGAGTTCCTCGACTTCGGCGCGGGCGTTCTCTCGCTCGTCTCGCTGACCTGCTCGGTGCTCTGGGGTCTCGTCGCCCAGGACCGGACCCTTCTCAGCGTGCGCCAGAGGATCATCGGCCAGGCCGTCCACCGGACGACCGCCATCGCCTCGGTCGCGTTCCTCTTCCTGCACGTGACGGTGAAGCTGGCGCTGGACCATGTCTCCGCGCTCGCCCTGTTCCCCTTCGCGCTCGGAGTGACGGGCTCGGGCGCACTCATCGGCTTCGGCGCCACCGCGGCGACCCTGATGATCTTCGTTGCCATCACCGGCGCGCTGCGCAGCAACTTCGCCTCCCCCGCACCGGTCGCGGCGCGCTGGCGCACGATGCACATGATGGCCTACCCAGCCTGGTGTTTCGCGCTCGTGCACGGACTCTACGCGGGTCGCGAAGCGAAGCCGGTCTTCGTGATCCTCTACTCCCTGGGCCTGGTCGCCGTCGCCGCCGCCCTGCTGCTGCGTGCCGCCCCGCGTGAGGTCAAGCGCCAGGTGGCCGACCGGATCACCGCGGTCCTGGGCACCGACGGCCAGCGGCCCCCCGAGGTCGACGACCTCGTGAAGTCCCGTTCGGCCCTGCAGGGCTTGGAGGAGCCCGGCGGACGACGCGAGGGCGGTCGGCGTGAAGGCGGACAGCGCGACCAGATGCGCGACACCGGCCAGTTCCCGCTGCCCGGCTTCGGCGGCGGACAGGGCACGAACCCCCCGCTGGGCGACCCGCTGGTACCCCCGCAGCGCGCGGCGGCCGCCGCGGCCGACAGTGGCCCCGGCTTCGCGGCCGCCTACCGCGCGGTGTCGATGACCCCACGCGCCCCGGAGCCCACGGCGCCCTACCTGACCCAGCAGCAGCCGCTGGACATGCAGCCCACGCAGGCCATGCCCCGGGTGGACGACGGCGTCGGCACGGGCACACGCTGGCCGGCCCCGTCCCCGCCGCCGGTCGGCGAGGCGCCCCCGTCGGCGTACGACCCGATGCAGGACACCTTCGCCGGCCAGGCGTACACGGGAGGACAGACGACATACCCGGGCCAGACCTACCAGGGCGAGACCTACGCCACGGGGACTTCCGAAACTTCCTACGGAACGGCTGAGACGAACGCCCCCTACGGCACGTACAACCCGAATGACACGTACAACAGCGGTCCCGCCACTGAAACGCTGCCCGGCTACGACTACGACCCGCCGAGCTCAGGCGAACCCTGGAACGCGCCTTCCGGAGGATTTAAGTGA
- the leuS gene encoding leucine--tRNA ligase encodes MSETNPAAAETAAPHRYTAAVAAEIEARWQDFWDAEGTYAAANPSGDLAGDPELAARPKKFIMDMFPYPSGAGLHVGHPLGYIATDVFARYQRMTGHNVLHTLGFDAFGLPAEQHAVATGEHPRVTTEAAITNMKSQLRRLGLGHDKRRSFATIDPDYYKWTQWIFLQIFNSWYDDEAKKARPIAELVSQFESGERAVPGGGSWSTLSAVERADVLSEYRLAYASDAPVNWCPGLGTVLANEEVTADGRSERGNFPVFKAKLRQWNMRITAYADRLLDDLNELDWPEAIKLQQRNWIGRSEGARVDFPVDGERITVFTTRPDTLFGATYMVLAPEHPLVEKFTPAAWPEGTHDVWTGGHATPAEAVAAYRAQAASKSDVERQAEAKDKTGVFIGSYATNPVNGERIPVFIADYVLMGYGTGAIMAVPAGDQRDFEFARAFELPVHCIVEPTDGRGTDTSTWENAFASYDAKIINSTGEGVSLDGLGVAEAKERITEWLERSGVGQGTVNFRLRDWLFSRQRYWGEPFPIVYDEDGIAHSLPESMLPLELPEVEDYSPRTFEPDDADTQPETPLSRNEEWVNVTLDLGDGRGPRPYRRETNTMPNWAGSCWYELRYLDPHNSEKLVDPEIERYWMGPREGQPHGGVDLYVGGAEHAVLHLLYARFWSKVLFDLGHVSSAEPFHKLFNQGMIQAFVYRDSRGFAVSAAEVEERDGAYYYEGEKVSRLLGKMGKSLKNAVTPEFICEEYGADTLRLYEMAMGPLDVSRPWDTRAVVGQFRLLQRLWRNVVDEATGEVTVVDAEPGEDTLRALHKAIDGVRQDLEGLRFNTAIAKVTELNNHLTKVGGPVSRSVAEALVLLVAPLAPHIAEELWRKLGHGDSVVHQDFPVADPAYVVDEAVTCVVQIKGKVKARLEVPPTISEEELEKVALGDEKVVAALAGAPIRKVIVRAPKLVNIVT; translated from the coding sequence ATGAGCGAGACGAACCCCGCTGCCGCCGAGACGGCCGCGCCGCACCGCTACACGGCCGCCGTCGCGGCCGAGATCGAGGCACGCTGGCAGGACTTCTGGGACGCCGAGGGCACCTACGCCGCTGCCAACCCGAGCGGGGACCTGGCGGGCGACCCCGAGCTGGCCGCCCGGCCCAAGAAGTTCATCATGGACATGTTCCCGTACCCGTCCGGCGCGGGCCTGCACGTCGGCCACCCCCTGGGGTACATCGCCACCGACGTCTTCGCCCGCTACCAGCGGATGACCGGCCACAACGTCCTGCACACCCTGGGCTTCGACGCCTTCGGCCTGCCCGCCGAGCAGCACGCCGTGGCCACCGGCGAGCACCCCCGGGTCACCACCGAGGCCGCCATCACCAACATGAAGTCCCAGCTGCGCCGGCTGGGTCTGGGCCACGACAAGCGCCGGTCGTTCGCCACGATCGACCCGGACTACTACAAGTGGACCCAGTGGATCTTCCTGCAGATCTTCAACTCCTGGTACGACGACGAGGCGAAGAAGGCCCGCCCGATCGCCGAGCTGGTCTCCCAGTTCGAGTCCGGTGAGCGCGCGGTGCCCGGCGGCGGCTCCTGGAGCACGCTGAGCGCCGTCGAACGCGCCGACGTCCTGAGTGAGTACCGCCTGGCGTACGCCTCCGACGCGCCGGTCAACTGGTGCCCCGGCCTGGGCACCGTGCTGGCCAACGAGGAGGTCACCGCCGACGGCCGCTCCGAGCGCGGCAACTTCCCCGTCTTCAAGGCCAAGCTGCGCCAGTGGAACATGCGGATCACGGCGTACGCCGACCGCCTGCTGGACGATCTGAACGAGCTGGACTGGCCCGAGGCCATCAAGCTGCAGCAGCGCAACTGGATCGGCCGCTCCGAGGGCGCCCGCGTCGACTTCCCCGTGGACGGCGAGCGCATCACGGTCTTCACCACGCGCCCGGACACCCTGTTCGGCGCGACCTACATGGTGCTGGCGCCCGAGCACCCGCTGGTCGAGAAGTTCACCCCGGCCGCCTGGCCCGAGGGCACGCACGACGTCTGGACCGGCGGCCACGCGACCCCGGCCGAGGCCGTCGCCGCCTACCGCGCGCAGGCCGCCTCGAAGTCCGATGTCGAGCGGCAGGCCGAGGCCAAGGACAAGACCGGTGTCTTCATCGGCTCGTACGCGACCAACCCGGTCAACGGCGAGCGGATCCCGGTCTTCATCGCCGACTACGTGCTGATGGGCTACGGCACCGGCGCGATCATGGCCGTTCCGGCGGGCGACCAGCGCGACTTCGAGTTCGCACGCGCCTTCGAGCTGCCGGTCCACTGCATCGTCGAGCCGACCGACGGCCGCGGCACGGACACCTCGACGTGGGAGAACGCCTTCGCGTCCTACGACGCGAAGATCATCAACTCCACCGGTGAGGGTGTCTCCCTGGACGGCCTGGGCGTCGCCGAGGCCAAGGAGCGCATCACCGAGTGGCTGGAGCGGTCCGGTGTCGGCCAGGGCACCGTCAACTTCCGCCTGCGCGACTGGCTGTTCAGCCGCCAGCGGTACTGGGGCGAGCCCTTCCCGATCGTCTACGACGAGGACGGCATCGCCCACTCCCTGCCCGAGTCGATGCTGCCGCTGGAGCTGCCCGAGGTCGAGGACTACTCGCCGCGCACTTTCGAGCCGGACGACGCCGACACCCAGCCCGAGACGCCGCTGTCGCGGAACGAGGAGTGGGTGAACGTCACGCTGGACCTGGGCGACGGCCGCGGCCCGCGTCCGTACCGGCGTGAGACCAACACCATGCCCAACTGGGCCGGTTCCTGCTGGTACGAGCTGCGCTACCTGGACCCGCACAACTCCGAGAAGCTGGTCGACCCGGAGATCGAGCGGTACTGGATGGGCCCGCGCGAGGGCCAGCCGCACGGCGGCGTCGACCTGTACGTCGGCGGCGCCGAGCACGCCGTGCTGCACCTGCTGTACGCGCGCTTCTGGTCCAAGGTCCTGTTCGACCTGGGCCATGTCTCGTCGGCAGAGCCGTTCCACAAGCTGTTCAACCAGGGCATGATCCAGGCCTTCGTCTACCGCGACAGCCGTGGCTTCGCGGTGTCGGCCGCCGAGGTGGAGGAGCGCGACGGCGCCTACTACTACGAGGGCGAGAAGGTCAGCCGCCTGCTGGGCAAGATGGGCAAGTCCCTGAAGAACGCGGTCACTCCGGAGTTCATCTGCGAGGAGTACGGCGCCGACACACTGCGTCTGTACGAGATGGCGATGGGCCCGCTGGACGTCTCCCGGCCGTGGGACACGCGCGCGGTGGTGGGCCAGTTCCGGCTGCTGCAGCGGCTGTGGCGCAACGTCGTCGACGAGGCCACCGGTGAGGTGACCGTGGTGGACGCCGAGCCCGGCGAGGACACCCTGCGGGCGCTGCACAAGGCCATCGACGGCGTACGCCAGGACCTGGAGGGCCTGCGGTTCAACACCGCGATCGCCAAGGTCACCGAGCTGAACAACCACCTGACCAAGGTGGGCGGCCCGGTGTCCCGCTCCGTCGCCGAGGCCCTGGTCCTGCTGGTCGCGCCGCTGGCCCCGCACATCGCCGAGGAGCTGTGGCGCAAGCTGGGGCATGGGGATTCGGTGGTGCACCAGGACTTCCCGGTCGCCGATCCCGCCTACGTCGTCGACGAGGCCGTCACCTGTGTCGTCCAGATCAAGGGCAAGGTCAAGGCCCGCCTGGAGGTGCCGCCGACGATCTCCGAGGAGGAGCTGGAGAAGGTGGCCCTGGGCGACGAGAAGGTCGTCGCGGCGCTGGCCGGGGCACCGATCCGGAAGGTGATCGTGCGGGCGCCGAAGCTGGTGAACATCGTCACGTAG
- a CDS encoding DegV family protein has protein sequence MSRHVAIVTDSTAYLPPPAMERHGIIAVPLTVVLGDQALEEGNEISARSLAQALQKRRSVTTSRPSPELFAETYRRVAESGATGIVSLHLSAEFSGTYDAAVLAAREAPVPVRVVDTGMVAMALGFCALAAAESAEAGGTVDEAVTAAEKRAAGTSAFFYVDTLDYLRRGGRIGAAQALFGSALAVKPLLQLDGGRIEMLEKVRTASKAIARLEEIVAERAGGAPVDIAVHHLAAPERASALAERLRERVPGLADLHVSEVGAVIGAHTGPGLLGAVVSPR, from the coding sequence ATGTCCCGCCATGTCGCGATCGTCACCGATTCAACGGCCTACCTGCCGCCGCCGGCGATGGAGCGTCACGGCATCATCGCGGTGCCGTTGACCGTGGTTCTCGGCGATCAGGCGCTCGAAGAGGGCAACGAGATCTCGGCACGTTCCCTGGCCCAGGCGCTGCAGAAGCGACGGTCCGTCACCACCTCCCGCCCCAGCCCCGAACTGTTCGCGGAGACCTACCGCAGGGTCGCGGAGTCGGGCGCCACGGGCATCGTCTCCCTCCATCTGTCCGCCGAGTTCTCGGGCACCTACGACGCGGCCGTGCTCGCGGCGCGCGAGGCACCCGTGCCGGTGCGCGTGGTGGACACCGGGATGGTCGCGATGGCCCTGGGGTTCTGCGCCCTGGCCGCCGCCGAGTCCGCGGAGGCGGGCGGCACGGTGGACGAGGCCGTCACGGCCGCCGAGAAGCGGGCCGCGGGTACGTCCGCGTTCTTCTACGTCGACACCCTGGACTACCTGCGCCGGGGCGGGCGGATCGGCGCGGCGCAGGCCCTGTTCGGGTCCGCGCTGGCGGTCAAGCCGCTGCTGCAGCTGGACGGCGGCCGCATCGAGATGCTGGAGAAGGTCCGTACGGCGTCCAAGGCGATCGCCCGTCTGGAGGAGATCGTCGCCGAGCGGGCGGGCGGCGCGCCGGTCGACATCGCCGTCCATCACCTCGCCGCGCCCGAGCGGGCCTCGGCGCTCGCGGAACGGCTGCGGGAGCGGGTGCCCGGGCTGGCCGACCTGCATGTGAGCGAGGTCGGGGCGGTGATCGGGGCGCATACGGGGCCTGGGTTGTTGGGGGCGGTTGTCTCGCCTCGGTGA
- a CDS encoding helix-hairpin-helix domain-containing protein, with protein MGGDVDESGSRADAGLPRGGVAGGRGAARGAAGAGAGAGAGAGAGGRGGGGGGAGSRAVARGALAGAAVTDRSEAGREVEVEEDTVGRDVRGTWRERVGPAVRERLPLWLQVRCGIERKSVVALSVVLVAAAVFAAQHFWAGRTQPVSAPEVVREGMPGAPGGTGDPGASFGAAGGGQVVAPGAAAGAVAPSAGPSIVVDVSGKVRSPGIQRLPAGSRVADALRAAGGVRPGANTDGLNRARLLVDGEQVLVGNPAAVSGAGAVPGAGAGGGGGGVAGTGGAGTGATPTAPVSLNTATADQLDTLPGVGPVLAQHIIDYRTQHGGFRSVDELREVNGIGDRRFADLRNLVRP; from the coding sequence ATCGGTGGTGATGTGGATGAGTCCGGGAGCCGGGCTGACGCTGGCCTCCCGCGTGGGGGTGTTGCCGGTGGGCGAGGTGCTGCCAGGGGTGCTGCCGGTGCCGGTGCCGGTGCCGGTGCCGGTGCCGGTGCCGGTGGTCGTGGCGGTGGCGGTGGTGGTGCGGGCAGCCGTGCTGTCGCTCGTGGTGCTCTCGCCGGTGCTGCTGTCACCGACAGGTCTGAAGCCGGTCGTGAGGTCGAGGTCGAGGAAGACACTGTCGGCCGCGATGTGAGGGGTACGTGGCGTGAGCGGGTAGGGCCGGCCGTGCGGGAGCGGTTGCCGTTGTGGTTGCAGGTGCGGTGCGGCATCGAGCGGAAGAGCGTCGTCGCACTGAGTGTGGTGCTGGTGGCCGCGGCGGTGTTCGCGGCACAGCACTTCTGGGCGGGACGCACCCAGCCGGTGAGCGCGCCCGAGGTGGTGCGGGAGGGGATGCCGGGGGCTCCGGGTGGGACAGGGGATCCGGGGGCTTCATTCGGCGCAGCCGGTGGTGGTCAGGTGGTGGCGCCGGGCGCCGCGGCCGGGGCGGTGGCTCCCTCGGCCGGGCCCTCGATCGTGGTGGATGTCAGCGGGAAGGTGCGCAGTCCGGGGATCCAACGGTTGCCGGCCGGTTCCCGCGTCGCCGACGCGTTGCGGGCGGCGGGCGGTGTGCGGCCGGGCGCGAACACCGACGGTCTCAACCGCGCCCGTCTCCTCGTCGACGGCGAACAGGTCCTGGTCGGCAACCCGGCCGCGGTGTCCGGGGCGGGTGCGGTGCCGGGCGCCGGGGCGGGCGGTGGTGGCGGTGGTGTCGCCGGAACCGGCGGGGCGGGCACCGGTGCCACGCCGACAGCCCCCGTCTCCCTCAACACGGCCACCGCGGACCAGTTGGACACCCTGCCCGGCGTCGGTCCTGTCCTCGCACAGCACATCATCGACTACCGCACCCAACACGGCGGCTTCCGCTCGGTCGACGAACTGCGCGAGGTGAACGGAATCGGCGACCGCCGTTTCGCCGACCTACGGAACCTCGTGCGGCCATGA